The following nucleotide sequence is from Azoarcus sp. CIB.
CCGAGTCTGTCCGCGAGTTCGAAGGTGCTGCGCCGGACGTGCTGGCTCACCCGCTCGTCGGCGACGGCGGCAACAGGATTCGCCGGCAATGGGACGAACTGGCGGGGCGGAGCTTCACGGACGCCGACGAGGTCCGCGAAGCGCACGAGCGCATGCTGGACGAGCTGTTCCGCCTGCGCGAAGCCATCGTCGATCGCAGCGGGCTGGGCCTGCAGGACGAGATTGCCGCGCAGGTGACGACCGGCATCCTCAACGACCAGCTGGTGCCCTTGGTACAAAACCTCGGGCAGGCGCGTGACACCGGCACCGGATTCATTGCCCGCGGCCGCATCGGCTCGTCGCAGCGCGACGCGTTGAGCATGCTGCGCGGCAGCTTCGACACGCTTCTGACGTGGGTGAGCAAGAGTGTCGAGAAAACGGGCACGATCGCCCCAGCAACTGGCAAGACGCTCGCAGTGCCGCTGGATACGCTGAATCTCGCGACCCTCGGTCTGCAGGAATTCCTCACGACCAAGCTCATCGATACGACCGAGTTCGACCTTCCTGCGGCCGACTTCCATGCCAAGGGCAGCGCGGCCCTCGACGCGGCGATCGCCTTCGGTGCGACGCTCGTCCCGGGCATCGATGGGCTGATGGCTGCAGCCGAAGCGAGGGCGCGGACGAGCTTCAACGCGAGCCTGATCGTATTCGGCGCGAGCATCGTGCTGATGGGCTGGATTTTTTCCGGTGCCTATTCGTCGATCATCGGGTCCATCGGGGAACTCGAACGCGCCGTCCGCTCGATGACCGCAGGGGATCTCCGGACCCGCGTCGAGGTGCGGACGCGCGACGAGATCGGTCACGTGGGCGACGGTTTCAACACGATGGCGCGGAGTTTCGCCGAACTCATCGGCAAGGTCGCGGCCGCTGCGGGCGACACGCAAACCGCTGCCGGTATCCTGACCGACCAGATCGGACTGGTGACCACCGCCTCGGGCCGCCAGAGCGAAACGGCGGCCAGCTCGTCCAGCTCCGTGCAGCAGCTCGCGGTAAGCGTGCAGGAGGTCGCAGCCCACGCCGAGGACACGAGCCGCATCGTGCGCCAGGCGGCCGATCTTTCCGCCGAAGGCCGCGACGTGGCGGACCGGGCAAAGGCGGAGATGCAGCGCGTCGTCGACGACATCTCGCGGGCGGTTGACGCCGTGCTCGCACTGGAGGAGCGCTCGCGCAACGTGGATCAGGTCGTGGGCGTGATCTCCGAGATCGCCGACCAGACCAACCTGCTCGCGCTGAATGCCGCGATCGAGGCGGCACGTGCCGGCGAAGTAGGGCGTGGTTTTGCCGTGGTCGCGGACGAAGTCCGCAAGCTCGCGGACCGTACCGGGAAATCGACGCGCGAGATCGGCGGGACGATCCGCGAGATGCGCGCCGGCATACAGGATGTGGTGGCCAGCATCCGCGAGGGCAGCGACCGCGTGGGTGCGAGTTCGGCGAGCTTCTCGAGGGTCCGCGAGGCGCTCGATTCCATCCACGACGAGGTATCGCGCTCCGCGAACTTCGTGAGCGAAATCGTCGATGCAACGCGCGCGCAGACCGAGGTCAGCACCGACATCGCGCGCAGCATCGAGCGCATGTCGGCGATGGCCGACGAAAACCACGCCGCCGCACGTCACACGGGCAGCATCATCGACGAACTGCAGCTGCTTTCCGGCGGACTGCGGCATGCCGTGTCGGGCCTGCGCGTCTGACGGGTTCGGGACGGGAGTGCCCACGTCGGACGCCCCGTAGCGCTGCGCCATTGCGCGGAAGACGAGGGCAGCGGACACTAGCCGCCTCCAGCCTGTCCGATGCCTGCGCATCGGCCATCACTCTGCCGCGCGGCGCGTGCCCTGCGGAAACCCGATGCTTCAGCAAACCATGAATCGATTCATTCTGATCGCGGGCAGCCTGCTCGCGGGACTGGGCGTTGCCCTCGGGGCTTTCGGGGCTCACGGCCTGCGCAACTTGCTCGGCGCAGCGGAGCTCGGATGGTGGAACACCGCGGTGCAATACCAGATGTGGCACGCGACCGGTCTCCTCGCACTCGGCGCCTGGCGGTTGCCGAATACGGGCCCCGTGGCAGTCCTGCTCGTGCTCGGTACGCTCGTGTTTTCCGGCAGCCTGTACGTGATGGCGCTGAGCGGATGGCGCGTGCTGGGAATGATCACCCCGATTGGCGGAACGCTCCTGATCGCCGGCTGGCTGCTGCTCGCGTGGCGGGCGCTGCGCGGGTAGGTGGCGCAGCTGAGAGTGCCGGTCAGCGCAGGACGGGTCGATTCGGCAACTCGTTCACTTCCCCGGTGCCGTCGTCGCCCGTATCCGTCGCGGGAAAGGCGGAGCGGAGCACCGTGCTGACGGCGTCGATCGCGCGCCCCAAGCCGTCCTCGTAGCGGCCGGCCCTGAATTCGGGCGTGGCCTCGGCGATCATGCGCTGCCACTCGGCGTCGCTCACGGTCCGCGCCACGGCACGGTCGGCCACGATCTCGATGCGGTGTTCCGCGAGTTGCAGGTAGATCAGGACGCCGTTGTTGAGTTCGGTGTCCCACACGCGCAGTTTTCCGAACAGGGTCACCGCGCGTTCCCGCACGACAGTGTCGATCGGAGTGCCCTTGAGGTGGCGCCACAGATAGCTCAGCGGAACGCTGGCCTCGACGCACAGGCAGATCTCGCCCGTGTGCTGCCGTTCGCTTTCGCGCACGCGCGCTTCCAGGCGCTGCAGCGCGTCCGGTCCGACCGCCCGTCGGGCATCGTCGGCGTCCAGCCAAAGGTGGCGAACGAGGCGGGCGAGGGCGCTCATTGACGTCCCCCTGGTGCCGGATTCATCTTCGCTACCATCGCCCTGATGCGCCTCCGCCGCCGAAACTTCCGCCGCCGCCCGAGCCGAAACCGCCGCCCCCGAAGCCCCCTCCACCAAACCCGCCTCGGCCTCCTCCACCCCCGATGATCGGCCCGCCGGGACCGCCACGGCCACCGCGTCCGCCACCGCCGGTGCCGAGCACGAAGACGAACACGATGGCGAGGACGCCGACGATGATGCCCAGCACGAGGCTGCCGAGCAGGAATTTCGCGAGGAGACCGAAGACGCCTCCGGTTGCCAGTGCGCCGAGCTTGCGGCCCAGGACCGCGGCGAGCATGCCGCCGACGATGGGCACGCCGAACATGAGGAAGACGGCGATGTCCTGCAGCGAGCCGAATCCGCGCGAGTCGCGGGCGTCGGACTCTGGCTCGGGCAGGGCCAGGTTTTCGCCGCGGATACGTGCCATCAGCGCATCCACACCGGCGTCGATACCGGCGGCGAACCGGCCTTCGCGGAAGGCGGGCGTGATGGCGCGGTCGATGATGTGAAAGGCGGCCAGATCGGGCACCGCGCCTTCGAGCGCGCGTGCGACCTCGACGCGCACGCGCCGGTCGTCCTTCGCGACGACCAGCAGGAGCCCGTCGCCGACGTCGCGCCGGCCGATCTTCCAGTCCGCCGCGACGCGATAGGCGAAGGCGGCGATGTCCTCGGGCGCCGTCGTCGGCACGATCAGGACGACAAGCTGGCTGCCGCGCTCGGATTCGAATCGGGCCAGCTTGTCTTCGAGCGCCTGCCGCTCGCCGGACGACAGCGTTCCCGTCTGGTCGATGACGCGTGCCGTCAGCTGGGGAACCGGGATCAGTTCCTGCGCGCCTGCGGCGCCCGGCCACAACAGCAGCGCAAGGACGCACATCGCCAGGCGCAGGGCGTATTCCAGCGTAAGCATGGGACGGGCGAGGAGCGGCATCACTGCTGGGGGACTGACGGATTCAGCGCTTGGGCGCGCCACCGCCGAATTCCACAGCCGGGGGCCGCGAGATCTCTTGCTCGTTCGCGACGGTGAATCCGGCCTTGGGGGCGTAGCTGAACACCATCGCGGTCAGGTTCGTCGGAAAGCTGCGGGCGAGGACGTTGTACTCCTGCACGGTCTTGATGTAGCCGTTGCGCGCAACGGTGATGCGGTTCTCGGTGCCTTCGAGCTGCACTCGCAGATCCTGGAAAGCCTGGTTGGCCTTCAGGTTCGGGTAGTTCTCGGCCACCACGAGCAGGCGCGACAGGGCGCTGCCCAACTGGCCCTGAGCCTGCTGGAAGCGTTCCATGGCCTGCGGGTCGGCGAGCATTTCGGGCGTGAGCTGGATCGAGGTCGCTTTCGCCCGCGCCTCGATAACCCGTGTGAGCGTTTCCTGCTCGAAGTTTGCCTCGCCCTTGACGGTCGCGACGAGGTTGGGAATCAGGTCGGCGCGCCGCTGATACTGGTTCAGTACCTCGGCCCAGGCAGCCTTGCTTTGCTCGTCAAGGCGCTGGAAATCGTTGTAGCCGCAGCCGGTGGTGCTCAGCGCAGCCACAACAGCGGCGGCCGATGCAAGGCGGCGCAAGAAGGATCTCGACACGTCACACTCCCAGGATCAGGTCAGCCGCATCAGGCGGCTCAGAGAGTCGCGCTCAGTCTGTGACTGCCGCGACACCCGATATGCGGGGGTGATGATAACCCGCCGCGCGCCGATTGCGACGCCGGCGGGAACTGCGTGCGAGGGGGCGGCGACGTACCCGCTCAGTCGTCGCGCTTCTTGTCCGGTCCGTGGGGCATCACGGTATCGATGGAAATCACGTTGCTGCCGCCCATCCAAGGCAATGTCGGCACGCGCACGCGCATCGACAACCTCGTCGCCTCCGTGCCCGGTTCGTCTTCCGTGCGGCAGAAGGGAATCACCGTCGATTCGATCTTGGGAACCCACGGGAGCTCCGCACGCCGGCGCTCCGGGCGTGCCGACCGGGTGCGCCCGGAAGCGCGCGCCGGCGCAATGTCCGGGCCGTGTTGCCCGAGCCACGTTGCCCAGGATTGCATCCACAGGTTGACCCACGGCATCCCCATCCACGCCGCCGTTACGTCGGCAAACGGCCACGTCGCGTGCGATTCGTCGGGCGCAGCCTCGACCGGCGGCGCATGCGCGGACTCATGAGCTATGACTTTTTTTCTTGGCATGATCGGCTCCTCGGCTTCAAGACTGGTCATTTCCGGTATAGAGCACATCCCCGACTGTCCGCAAGAACCGGCCGAGCATTCACCGGCGGCACGATGATCAGCGCGCCGGCTGACGGGCCGACGAACAGGCCGGTTTTCGGCAGCTTCCGGCACATCGGGATCAGTTTTTCATTTCGAATTCATTCACTTTTGAGCGCGATCGGGCGGCCGGAGTTCGCGGCCCTGGCCCTGAGGAAGCAAATTTCGGTCGAATTCGCACTTCCGGTCATCGTGCGTTGCGGCCCGCCAAGCGTGATCTATACATGAATCATGGACGGCTCCGCCGGACGGGGTGCGCAGCAGGATGCCAATAATGAAGGGAAAAAAATGGCTGTGGCCGGGGTTGCTCCTCGTCGGATTCGCCATCGGCGGCCAGTCTGACGGGCGCGGACAACTTGGCCATCGGCAAGTCGTCGGCTTGCCGCCGGGTTTTGACGCCGGGGCGCCCGCCGAACCCTACGCCGGACCGCATCCTTCGCGCCTCGAACGGCCGGCCGAAACCTTCCGCTTTCCGATCATGCTCGGTCAGGTCGGCCCGAGCGAGCCGCTGTTTGCCGGGCCGAAGCAATATCCATTCATCTGCGACACCGCCAATTCGGGCCTGGGTGCCCCGCTCGCGGACAATTCGGCGGGGATCGGCACGCCGGTCGAATCCATCGACGACGCCACGGACGGAACGCGCAAGGCTGCGGCCTTCAGCAAGGATTGCCAGGCACCGACGAAAGCCTGGTACTTCTACAAACCGGTGGGCGAGAAGCATTTTGCACGTTGGAACAGCCAGTC
It contains:
- a CDS encoding methyl-accepting chemotaxis protein — its product is MLKRFLQPAIWLAGRLNFRHKLLGAFLLFSLPLAGATALLLHGASQSIDRIILQRQGLALQMPVLGLVRSVQDHFAASLAAAHGDVALEARIAESVREFEGAAPDVLAHPLVGDGGNRIRRQWDELAGRSFTDADEVREAHERMLDELFRLREAIVDRSGLGLQDEIAAQVTTGILNDQLVPLVQNLGQARDTGTGFIARGRIGSSQRDALSMLRGSFDTLLTWVSKSVEKTGTIAPATGKTLAVPLDTLNLATLGLQEFLTTKLIDTTEFDLPAADFHAKGSAALDAAIAFGATLVPGIDGLMAAAEARARTSFNASLIVFGASIVLMGWIFSGAYSSIIGSIGELERAVRSMTAGDLRTRVEVRTRDEIGHVGDGFNTMARSFAELIGKVAAAAGDTQTAAGILTDQIGLVTTASGRQSETAASSSSSVQQLAVSVQEVAAHAEDTSRIVRQAADLSAEGRDVADRAKAEMQRVVDDISRAVDAVLALEERSRNVDQVVGVISEIADQTNLLALNAAIEAARAGEVGRGFAVVADEVRKLADRTGKSTREIGGTIREMRAGIQDVVASIREGSDRVGASSASFSRVREALDSIHDEVSRSANFVSEIVDATRAQTEVSTDIARSIERMSAMADENHAAARHTGSIIDELQLLSGGLRHAVSGLRV
- a CDS encoding DUF423 domain-containing protein — translated: MNRFILIAGSLLAGLGVALGAFGAHGLRNLLGAAELGWWNTAVQYQMWHATGLLALGAWRLPNTGPVAVLLVLGTLVFSGSLYVMALSGWRVLGMITPIGGTLLIAGWLLLAWRALRG
- a CDS encoding TPM domain-containing protein — encoded protein: MSALARLVRHLWLDADDARRAVGPDALQRLEARVRESERQHTGEICLCVEASVPLSYLWRHLKGTPIDTVVRERAVTLFGKLRVWDTELNNGVLIYLQLAEHRIEIVADRAVARTVSDAEWQRMIAEATPEFRAGRYEDGLGRAIDAVSTVLRSAFPATDTGDDGTGEVNELPNRPVLR
- a CDS encoding TPM domain-containing protein yields the protein MPLLARPMLTLEYALRLAMCVLALLLWPGAAGAQELIPVPQLTARVIDQTGTLSSGERQALEDKLARFESERGSQLVVLIVPTTAPEDIAAFAYRVAADWKIGRRDVGDGLLLVVAKDDRRVRVEVARALEGAVPDLAAFHIIDRAITPAFREGRFAAGIDAGVDALMARIRGENLALPEPESDARDSRGFGSLQDIAVFLMFGVPIVGGMLAAVLGRKLGALATGGVFGLLAKFLLGSLVLGIIVGVLAIVFVFVLGTGGGGRGGRGGPGGPIIGGGGGRGGFGGGGFGGGGFGSGGGGSFGGGGASGRW
- a CDS encoding LemA family protein, whose product is MSRSFLRRLASAAAVVAALSTTGCGYNDFQRLDEQSKAAWAEVLNQYQRRADLIPNLVATVKGEANFEQETLTRVIEARAKATSIQLTPEMLADPQAMERFQQAQGQLGSALSRLLVVAENYPNLKANQAFQDLRVQLEGTENRITVARNGYIKTVQEYNVLARSFPTNLTAMVFSYAPKAGFTVANEQEISRPPAVEFGGGAPKR